The following DNA comes from Hyphococcus flavus.
CGGCGGTGGCGGCGGCGTAGCACGGTCTGATCGGAAAACACTGGCAGGCATGCTGGGTGCCGCTCTTGCCAGCACCTATACGCTCTACCATAAAACCCATGCATATCATTGGAACGTGACAGGGCCGCTTTTCTATAGCCTGCACAAGCTGACAGACGAACAATACCTGGATCTTGCTGAGGCCGCGGACGCGATTGCCGAACGAATACGCGCAATAGGCTTTGCGGCCCCTGTCGGACTTGCTGGTTATGCGGACAATGATGTTGTTCGTGACGTTGAAGGTACGCCTTCAGCGGGAGACATGATAGCCGAATTGGCAAGCGATCACATCGCTGTGGCGGCGCAGCTAAGAGATTTTGTGGAAGAAGCTGACAATACTGGAGATGTTTACACAGCGGACTTATTAACCGCTCGAATTGGCGTTCATGAAGAGGCTGCATGGATGCTTAACGCGATGTTGGTCGGCCATGAAGAAAAGAAGTAACTTCAAGAAAAACGGAGGGCGATGTCTCGCCCTCCGTTCATTTTAAATATTAATCTCTTCAAGCTGCTTTCGCCATAGTTTTACGGGGGGCGGCTGTAGACATATCTTTCAACCGCGTTCGCGCCCGCGACAAGCGTGATCGGATTGTACCGACAGGTGTTTTCATTTTACGGGCCGCATCGGCGTACTTCATCCCGTCAACAGCAACCAGCGAAATCAAATCCTGATCACGTTCGGGCAGTTTTTCAAATTGCTCCATTACCTCACGGTATTCGCATGCAGATTCTTGCGACGGCGCCGCAGCAAAAG
Coding sequences within:
- a CDS encoding Dps family protein; translation: MTNEIYSARAIELGGGGGVARSDRKTLAGMLGAALASTYTLYHKTHAYHWNVTGPLFYSLHKLTDEQYLDLAEAADAIAERIRAIGFAAPVGLAGYADNDVVRDVEGTPSAGDMIAELASDHIAVAAQLRDFVEEADNTGDVYTADLLTARIGVHEEAAWMLNAMLVGHEEKK